From one Phycodurus eques isolate BA_2022a chromosome 6, UOR_Pequ_1.1, whole genome shotgun sequence genomic stretch:
- the dctn6 gene encoding dynactin subunit 6 codes for MADKQTSQKSVKIAAGAVVCVESELKGDVTIGPRTVIHPKARIIAEAGPIVIGEGNLIEEQAVIINSYPENITPDAEVEPKTMTIGINNVFEVGCLSQALKIGDNNVIESKADVGRNVILTSGCIIGAFCQVNTCEVIPENTVIYGSGCVRRVQTERPQPQTLQLDFLMKILPNYHHLKKTIKVSHTTS; via the exons ATGGCGGACAAACAAACCTCTCAGAAAAG tgtTAAGATAGCAGCAGGAGCTGTGGTGTGTGTTGAAAGCGAGCTCAAAGGGGATGTTACTATAG GCCCAAGGACAGTGATCCACCCTAAAGCGCGAATTATTGCAGAAGCGGGACCCATCGTGATCGGAGAAGGCAATCTGATCGAGGAGCAAGCTGTCATCATTAACAG TTACCCAGAAAACATCACACCAGATGCTGAAGTGGAGCCAAAGACAATGACTATTGGCATCAATAATGTATTTGAAGTTGGCTGTT TGTCACAAGCCCTTAAAATTGGAGACAACAATGTTATAGAATCTAAAG CTGATGTAGGTAGGAATGTCATCCTAACCAGTGGCTGCATCATCGGGGCCTTCTGCCAGGTGAACACCTGCGAGGTCATCCCTGAGAACACGGTCATCTATGGCTCTGGATGTGTGAGGCGGGTGCAGACGGAGAGGCCACAG CCTCAAACACTTCAGCTTGATTTCTTAATGAAGATTTTGCCCAACTACCATCACTTGAAGAAAACCATTAAAGTCAGCCATACTACTAGTTAA
- the hgsnat gene encoding heparan-alpha-glucosaminide N-acetyltransferase isoform X2, producing the protein MYESVFILPFLRVSLSHFKQHSNLKMDEAFFRVINELDTEVAVYWVSQWCYQCLHQQLGVVPAMSSPGQPRSEEFIVSTQHEITLQVNSTSVIQELCTVPFHFGEQGNYSLWLKNTNNSVVNCSIVTDADPVNSYIPILVAFLVFAGLGLLSALGRAILALDLVRGALCRITGTMETERLINSELGSPGRTVRPVTDNILPPPPSPSKRLRSLDTFRGISLIIMVFVNYGGGRYWFFRHESWNGLTVADLVFPWFVFIMGTSIALSINSMLRSGSSRTSLLKKVVWRSLQLFLIGILVINPNYCQGFLSWDNLRIPGVLQRLAWSYLVVACLDLLVARGHLDILPTDAWWSSCIDVLLYWPAWIFVLLLEILWLCLTFLLPVPGCPTGYLGPGGIGDMGAYANCTGGAAGLVDRWLLGENHIYQTPSARVLYATHMPFDPEGVLGSINSIVMAFLGLQAGKIILHYRDLHSSIISRFLIWGLVLGVISAGLTKCSGDQGFIPVNKNLWSLSYVTTLACFAYVLLVLVYYTIDVKKWWSGAPFFYPGMNSILVYVGHEVFEDYFPFRWCMVNTQSHAEHLTQNLVAVSCWVLISYVLYRKNIFWKI; encoded by the exons ATGTACGAGTCAGTGTTCATACTACCTTTTCTGAGAG TTAGTTTATCTcattttaaacaacattcaaaCCTAAAGATGGATGAAGCTTTTTTCAGAGTCATCAATGAACTCGATACTGAGGTGGCCGTGTACTGGGTGTCACAGTGGTGCTATCAG TGTCTTCATCAACAGCTTGGGGTGGTCCCTGCTATGTCAAGTCCAGGTCAGCCAAGGTCAGAAGAGTTCATTGTTAGCACACAGCATGAAATTACACTCCAAGTCAACAGCACCTCTGTCATTCAGGAGCTCTGCAC AGTTCCGTTCCACTTTGGCGAGCAGGGCAACTACTCTCTATggttgaaaaatacaaataactcTGTGGTTAATTGCTCCATTGTGACTGATGCAGATCCAGTAAATAGTTACATAC CCATCTTGGTCGCTTTCCTTGTCTTTGCTGGGCTGGGATTATTGTCTGCTCTGGGAAGAGCAATATTAGC ACTCGATTTAGTAAGGGGTGCCCTCTGCAGAATCACTGGCACCATGGAGACAGAGAGGCTGATCAACTCT GAGCTGGGCTCCCCTGGCAGGACTGTGAGGCCAGTGACAGACAATATACTTCCGCCCCCACCCAGTCCCAGCAAGAGGCTGCGATCTCTAGACACATTCAGAGG GATCTCCTTAATTATTATGGTGTTTGTGAACTATGGAGGAGGACGATATTGGTTCTTCAGACATGAAAGCTGGAACG GCCTCACTGTTGCAGATCTGGTCTTTCCTTG GTTCGTTTTCATAATGGGAACATCTATCGCACTTTCAATCAACTCCATGCTGCGCTCGGGCTCAAGCCGCACTTCACTGCTGAAGAAAGTAGTGTGGAGGAGCCTGCAGCTTTTTCTCATCGGCATCCTCGTCATCAATCCCAACTACTGCCAGGGCTTTT TGTCATGGGACAACCTGCGCATCCCGGGTGTGCTGCAGCGCCTTGCCTGGTCGTACCTTGTTGTAGCCTGCCTGGATCTGTTGGTGGCAAGGGGTCATCTTGACATCCTACCAACG GATGCATGGTGGTCCTCTTGCATTGATGTATTGCTCTACTGGCCAGCCTGGATCTTTGTGCTCCTCCTAGAAATCCTTTGGCTCTGCCTAACTTTTCTACTTCCTGTACCAGGCTGCCCAAC TGGTTATCTTGGTCCTGGTGGGATTGGGGACATGGGCGCGTATGCGAATTGCACTGGCGGAGCAGCTGGTCTCGTCGACCGTTGGCTGCTTGGAGAAAACCACATCTACCAGACGCCCTCAGCAAGG GTCCTTTATGCCACTCACATGCCGTTTGATCCCGAGGGTGTTCTTGGCAGCATCAACTCCATCGTTATGGCTTTTCTTGGGTTACAG GCAGGAAAGATAATCTTACACTACAGAGACCTTCATTCAAGTATTATATCAAGGTTCCTCATTTGGGGTCTCGTtttg GGTGTCATATCAGCTGGTCTCACAAAGTGTTCAGGAGACCAGGGATTCATTCCTGTCAATAAAAACCTATG GTCTCTGTCCTATGTGACAACACTCGCCTGCTTTGCCTATGTACTGCTTGTCCTGGTCTACTACACTATAGATGTGAAAAAGTGGTGGTCTGGTGCGCCATTCTTTTACCCAG gcaTGAACTCCATCCTTGTGTATGTGGGCCATGAGGTGTTTGAGGACTACTTCCCCTTCCGCTGGTGCATGGTCAACACTCAGTCCCATGCTGAGCACCTCACCCAGAACCTGGTGGCCGTTTCTTGTTGGGTCCTCATCTCCTACGTGCTATACAGGAAAAACATCTTCTGGAAAATCTAA
- the hgsnat gene encoding heparan-alpha-glucosaminide N-acetyltransferase isoform X1 — protein sequence MAKRNINKNIKETSSVAGAARAQENEMAKSKKYNMFSLSVIASLIAICVAPLKAELHSFSLSHFKQHSNLKMDEAFFRVINELDTEVAVYWVSQWCYQCLHQQLGVVPAMSSPGQPRSEEFIVSTQHEITLQVNSTSVIQELCTVPFHFGEQGNYSLWLKNTNNSVVNCSIVTDADPVNSYIPILVAFLVFAGLGLLSALGRAILALDLVRGALCRITGTMETERLINSELGSPGRTVRPVTDNILPPPPSPSKRLRSLDTFRGISLIIMVFVNYGGGRYWFFRHESWNGLTVADLVFPWFVFIMGTSIALSINSMLRSGSSRTSLLKKVVWRSLQLFLIGILVINPNYCQGFLSWDNLRIPGVLQRLAWSYLVVACLDLLVARGHLDILPTDAWWSSCIDVLLYWPAWIFVLLLEILWLCLTFLLPVPGCPTGYLGPGGIGDMGAYANCTGGAAGLVDRWLLGENHIYQTPSARVLYATHMPFDPEGVLGSINSIVMAFLGLQAGKIILHYRDLHSSIISRFLIWGLVLGVISAGLTKCSGDQGFIPVNKNLWSLSYVTTLACFAYVLLVLVYYTIDVKKWWSGAPFFYPGMNSILVYVGHEVFEDYFPFRWCMVNTQSHAEHLTQNLVAVSCWVLISYVLYRKNIFWKI from the exons ATGGCAAAAaggaacataaacaaaaacattaaggAGACCTCTTCAGTCGCCGGGGCTGCAAGGGCACAAGAGAACGAAATGGCAAAATCgaaaaaatacaacatgttTTCTTTGTCAGTTATCGCCTCACTAATAGCCATTTGTGTGGCACCGTTAAAAGCTGAACTTCATTCCT TTAGTTTATCTcattttaaacaacattcaaaCCTAAAGATGGATGAAGCTTTTTTCAGAGTCATCAATGAACTCGATACTGAGGTGGCCGTGTACTGGGTGTCACAGTGGTGCTATCAG TGTCTTCATCAACAGCTTGGGGTGGTCCCTGCTATGTCAAGTCCAGGTCAGCCAAGGTCAGAAGAGTTCATTGTTAGCACACAGCATGAAATTACACTCCAAGTCAACAGCACCTCTGTCATTCAGGAGCTCTGCAC AGTTCCGTTCCACTTTGGCGAGCAGGGCAACTACTCTCTATggttgaaaaatacaaataactcTGTGGTTAATTGCTCCATTGTGACTGATGCAGATCCAGTAAATAGTTACATAC CCATCTTGGTCGCTTTCCTTGTCTTTGCTGGGCTGGGATTATTGTCTGCTCTGGGAAGAGCAATATTAGC ACTCGATTTAGTAAGGGGTGCCCTCTGCAGAATCACTGGCACCATGGAGACAGAGAGGCTGATCAACTCT GAGCTGGGCTCCCCTGGCAGGACTGTGAGGCCAGTGACAGACAATATACTTCCGCCCCCACCCAGTCCCAGCAAGAGGCTGCGATCTCTAGACACATTCAGAGG GATCTCCTTAATTATTATGGTGTTTGTGAACTATGGAGGAGGACGATATTGGTTCTTCAGACATGAAAGCTGGAACG GCCTCACTGTTGCAGATCTGGTCTTTCCTTG GTTCGTTTTCATAATGGGAACATCTATCGCACTTTCAATCAACTCCATGCTGCGCTCGGGCTCAAGCCGCACTTCACTGCTGAAGAAAGTAGTGTGGAGGAGCCTGCAGCTTTTTCTCATCGGCATCCTCGTCATCAATCCCAACTACTGCCAGGGCTTTT TGTCATGGGACAACCTGCGCATCCCGGGTGTGCTGCAGCGCCTTGCCTGGTCGTACCTTGTTGTAGCCTGCCTGGATCTGTTGGTGGCAAGGGGTCATCTTGACATCCTACCAACG GATGCATGGTGGTCCTCTTGCATTGATGTATTGCTCTACTGGCCAGCCTGGATCTTTGTGCTCCTCCTAGAAATCCTTTGGCTCTGCCTAACTTTTCTACTTCCTGTACCAGGCTGCCCAAC TGGTTATCTTGGTCCTGGTGGGATTGGGGACATGGGCGCGTATGCGAATTGCACTGGCGGAGCAGCTGGTCTCGTCGACCGTTGGCTGCTTGGAGAAAACCACATCTACCAGACGCCCTCAGCAAGG GTCCTTTATGCCACTCACATGCCGTTTGATCCCGAGGGTGTTCTTGGCAGCATCAACTCCATCGTTATGGCTTTTCTTGGGTTACAG GCAGGAAAGATAATCTTACACTACAGAGACCTTCATTCAAGTATTATATCAAGGTTCCTCATTTGGGGTCTCGTtttg GGTGTCATATCAGCTGGTCTCACAAAGTGTTCAGGAGACCAGGGATTCATTCCTGTCAATAAAAACCTATG GTCTCTGTCCTATGTGACAACACTCGCCTGCTTTGCCTATGTACTGCTTGTCCTGGTCTACTACACTATAGATGTGAAAAAGTGGTGGTCTGGTGCGCCATTCTTTTACCCAG gcaTGAACTCCATCCTTGTGTATGTGGGCCATGAGGTGTTTGAGGACTACTTCCCCTTCCGCTGGTGCATGGTCAACACTCAGTCCCATGCTGAGCACCTCACCCAGAACCTGGTGGCCGTTTCTTGTTGGGTCCTCATCTCCTACGTGCTATACAGGAAAAACATCTTCTGGAAAATCTAA
- the hgsnat gene encoding heparan-alpha-glucosaminide N-acetyltransferase isoform X4, translating into MAKRNINKNIKETSSVAGAARAQENEMAKSKKYNMFSLSVIASLIAICVAPLKAELHSFSLSHFKQHSNLKMDEAFFRVINELDTEVAVYWVSQWCYQCLHQQLGVVPAMSSPGQPRSEEFIVSTQHEITLQVNSTSVIQELCTVPFHFGEQGNYSLWLKNTNNSVVNCSIVTDADPVNSYIPILVAFLVFAGLGLLSALGRAILALDLVRGALCRITGTMETERLINSELGSPGRTVRPVTDNILPPPPSPSKRLRSLDTFRGISLIIMVFVNYGGGRYWFFRHESWNGLTVADLVFPWFVFIMGTSIALSINSMLRSGSSRTSLLKKVVWRSLQLFLIGILVINPNYCQGFLSWDNLRIPGVLQRLAWSYLVVACLDLLVARGHLDILPTDAWWSSCIDVLLYWPAWIFVLLLEILWLCLTFLLPVPGCPTGYLGPGGIGDMGAYANCTGGAAGLVDRWLLGENHIYQTPSARVLYATHMPFDPEGVLGSINSIVMAFLGLQAGKIILHYRDLHSSIISRFLIWGLVLVSVLCDNTRLLCLCTACPGLLHYRCEKVVVWCAILLPRHELHPCVCGP; encoded by the exons ATGGCAAAAaggaacataaacaaaaacattaaggAGACCTCTTCAGTCGCCGGGGCTGCAAGGGCACAAGAGAACGAAATGGCAAAATCgaaaaaatacaacatgttTTCTTTGTCAGTTATCGCCTCACTAATAGCCATTTGTGTGGCACCGTTAAAAGCTGAACTTCATTCCT TTAGTTTATCTcattttaaacaacattcaaaCCTAAAGATGGATGAAGCTTTTTTCAGAGTCATCAATGAACTCGATACTGAGGTGGCCGTGTACTGGGTGTCACAGTGGTGCTATCAG TGTCTTCATCAACAGCTTGGGGTGGTCCCTGCTATGTCAAGTCCAGGTCAGCCAAGGTCAGAAGAGTTCATTGTTAGCACACAGCATGAAATTACACTCCAAGTCAACAGCACCTCTGTCATTCAGGAGCTCTGCAC AGTTCCGTTCCACTTTGGCGAGCAGGGCAACTACTCTCTATggttgaaaaatacaaataactcTGTGGTTAATTGCTCCATTGTGACTGATGCAGATCCAGTAAATAGTTACATAC CCATCTTGGTCGCTTTCCTTGTCTTTGCTGGGCTGGGATTATTGTCTGCTCTGGGAAGAGCAATATTAGC ACTCGATTTAGTAAGGGGTGCCCTCTGCAGAATCACTGGCACCATGGAGACAGAGAGGCTGATCAACTCT GAGCTGGGCTCCCCTGGCAGGACTGTGAGGCCAGTGACAGACAATATACTTCCGCCCCCACCCAGTCCCAGCAAGAGGCTGCGATCTCTAGACACATTCAGAGG GATCTCCTTAATTATTATGGTGTTTGTGAACTATGGAGGAGGACGATATTGGTTCTTCAGACATGAAAGCTGGAACG GCCTCACTGTTGCAGATCTGGTCTTTCCTTG GTTCGTTTTCATAATGGGAACATCTATCGCACTTTCAATCAACTCCATGCTGCGCTCGGGCTCAAGCCGCACTTCACTGCTGAAGAAAGTAGTGTGGAGGAGCCTGCAGCTTTTTCTCATCGGCATCCTCGTCATCAATCCCAACTACTGCCAGGGCTTTT TGTCATGGGACAACCTGCGCATCCCGGGTGTGCTGCAGCGCCTTGCCTGGTCGTACCTTGTTGTAGCCTGCCTGGATCTGTTGGTGGCAAGGGGTCATCTTGACATCCTACCAACG GATGCATGGTGGTCCTCTTGCATTGATGTATTGCTCTACTGGCCAGCCTGGATCTTTGTGCTCCTCCTAGAAATCCTTTGGCTCTGCCTAACTTTTCTACTTCCTGTACCAGGCTGCCCAAC TGGTTATCTTGGTCCTGGTGGGATTGGGGACATGGGCGCGTATGCGAATTGCACTGGCGGAGCAGCTGGTCTCGTCGACCGTTGGCTGCTTGGAGAAAACCACATCTACCAGACGCCCTCAGCAAGG GTCCTTTATGCCACTCACATGCCGTTTGATCCCGAGGGTGTTCTTGGCAGCATCAACTCCATCGTTATGGCTTTTCTTGGGTTACAG GCAGGAAAGATAATCTTACACTACAGAGACCTTCATTCAAGTATTATATCAAGGTTCCTCATTTGGGGTCTCGTtttg GTCTCTGTCCTATGTGACAACACTCGCCTGCTTTGCCTATGTACTGCTTGTCCTGGTCTACTACACTATAGATGTGAAAAAGTGGTGGTCTGGTGCGCCATTCTTTTACCCAG gcaTGAACTCCATCCTTGTGTATGTGGGCCATGA
- the hgsnat gene encoding heparan-alpha-glucosaminide N-acetyltransferase isoform X3 — protein sequence MDEAFFRVINELDTEVAVYWVSQWCYQCLHQQLGVVPAMSSPGQPRSEEFIVSTQHEITLQVNSTSVIQELCTVPFHFGEQGNYSLWLKNTNNSVVNCSIVTDADPVNSYIPILVAFLVFAGLGLLSALGRAILALDLVRGALCRITGTMETERLINSELGSPGRTVRPVTDNILPPPPSPSKRLRSLDTFRGISLIIMVFVNYGGGRYWFFRHESWNGLTVADLVFPWFVFIMGTSIALSINSMLRSGSSRTSLLKKVVWRSLQLFLIGILVINPNYCQGFLSWDNLRIPGVLQRLAWSYLVVACLDLLVARGHLDILPTDAWWSSCIDVLLYWPAWIFVLLLEILWLCLTFLLPVPGCPTGYLGPGGIGDMGAYANCTGGAAGLVDRWLLGENHIYQTPSARVLYATHMPFDPEGVLGSINSIVMAFLGLQAGKIILHYRDLHSSIISRFLIWGLVLGVISAGLTKCSGDQGFIPVNKNLWSLSYVTTLACFAYVLLVLVYYTIDVKKWWSGAPFFYPGMNSILVYVGHEVFEDYFPFRWCMVNTQSHAEHLTQNLVAVSCWVLISYVLYRKNIFWKI from the exons ATGGATGAAGCTTTTTTCAGAGTCATCAATGAACTCGATACTGAGGTGGCCGTGTACTGGGTGTCACAGTGGTGCTATCAG TGTCTTCATCAACAGCTTGGGGTGGTCCCTGCTATGTCAAGTCCAGGTCAGCCAAGGTCAGAAGAGTTCATTGTTAGCACACAGCATGAAATTACACTCCAAGTCAACAGCACCTCTGTCATTCAGGAGCTCTGCAC AGTTCCGTTCCACTTTGGCGAGCAGGGCAACTACTCTCTATggttgaaaaatacaaataactcTGTGGTTAATTGCTCCATTGTGACTGATGCAGATCCAGTAAATAGTTACATAC CCATCTTGGTCGCTTTCCTTGTCTTTGCTGGGCTGGGATTATTGTCTGCTCTGGGAAGAGCAATATTAGC ACTCGATTTAGTAAGGGGTGCCCTCTGCAGAATCACTGGCACCATGGAGACAGAGAGGCTGATCAACTCT GAGCTGGGCTCCCCTGGCAGGACTGTGAGGCCAGTGACAGACAATATACTTCCGCCCCCACCCAGTCCCAGCAAGAGGCTGCGATCTCTAGACACATTCAGAGG GATCTCCTTAATTATTATGGTGTTTGTGAACTATGGAGGAGGACGATATTGGTTCTTCAGACATGAAAGCTGGAACG GCCTCACTGTTGCAGATCTGGTCTTTCCTTG GTTCGTTTTCATAATGGGAACATCTATCGCACTTTCAATCAACTCCATGCTGCGCTCGGGCTCAAGCCGCACTTCACTGCTGAAGAAAGTAGTGTGGAGGAGCCTGCAGCTTTTTCTCATCGGCATCCTCGTCATCAATCCCAACTACTGCCAGGGCTTTT TGTCATGGGACAACCTGCGCATCCCGGGTGTGCTGCAGCGCCTTGCCTGGTCGTACCTTGTTGTAGCCTGCCTGGATCTGTTGGTGGCAAGGGGTCATCTTGACATCCTACCAACG GATGCATGGTGGTCCTCTTGCATTGATGTATTGCTCTACTGGCCAGCCTGGATCTTTGTGCTCCTCCTAGAAATCCTTTGGCTCTGCCTAACTTTTCTACTTCCTGTACCAGGCTGCCCAAC TGGTTATCTTGGTCCTGGTGGGATTGGGGACATGGGCGCGTATGCGAATTGCACTGGCGGAGCAGCTGGTCTCGTCGACCGTTGGCTGCTTGGAGAAAACCACATCTACCAGACGCCCTCAGCAAGG GTCCTTTATGCCACTCACATGCCGTTTGATCCCGAGGGTGTTCTTGGCAGCATCAACTCCATCGTTATGGCTTTTCTTGGGTTACAG GCAGGAAAGATAATCTTACACTACAGAGACCTTCATTCAAGTATTATATCAAGGTTCCTCATTTGGGGTCTCGTtttg GGTGTCATATCAGCTGGTCTCACAAAGTGTTCAGGAGACCAGGGATTCATTCCTGTCAATAAAAACCTATG GTCTCTGTCCTATGTGACAACACTCGCCTGCTTTGCCTATGTACTGCTTGTCCTGGTCTACTACACTATAGATGTGAAAAAGTGGTGGTCTGGTGCGCCATTCTTTTACCCAG gcaTGAACTCCATCCTTGTGTATGTGGGCCATGAGGTGTTTGAGGACTACTTCCCCTTCCGCTGGTGCATGGTCAACACTCAGTCCCATGCTGAGCACCTCACCCAGAACCTGGTGGCCGTTTCTTGTTGGGTCCTCATCTCCTACGTGCTATACAGGAAAAACATCTTCTGGAAAATCTAA